The following proteins are co-located in the Nasonia vitripennis strain AsymCx chromosome 3 unlocalized genomic scaffold, Nvit_psr_1.1 chr3_random0007, whole genome shotgun sequence genome:
- the LOC116416731 gene encoding uncharacterized protein LOC116416731, producing the protein MLWSGLELDLPQVNSAACGKEAWTRCSGSRGAGAGRGEPKISSARSASGILDTDKGALLMEQCFKRINSLAKSPKLLLRIRFMLRDVMELWRDRGVSRKATSTEGPMPINQIRNDNNEHSSPGGPLGGGPGGPCGYDYGRNCGEPDDEPSSWALISIASVDVCVSIARRRSVIVRGGELLLQPRRENHWRV; encoded by the coding sequence ATGTTATGGTCTGGTCTCGAACTCGATCTTCCACAAGTGAATTCGGCAGCTTGTGGAAAAGAGGCGTGGACCCGGTGTAGTGGATCCCGTGGGGCGGGGGCGGGGAGGGGGGAGCCAAAGATATCGAGTGCTAGGAGTGCTTCTGGCATCCTCGACACGGACAAGGGCGCCCTGCTCATGGAACAGTGCTTCAAGCGCATAAATAGCCTGGCTAAGAGTCCGAAGCTGCTGTTGCGCATACGCTTTATGCTCCGCGACGTCATGGAGCTCTGGAGAGACCGCGGTGTGTCGCGCAAGGCCACTAGCACAGAGGGCCCCATGCCCATCAACCAGATTCGCAATGACAACAACGAGCACTCGAGCCCCGGCGGGCCGCTTGGCGGTGGACCCGGAGGACCCTGCGGCTACGACTACGGCCGCAATTGCGGCGAACCCGACGACGAGCCGAGCTCCTGGGCCCTGATAAGTATTGCGTCGGTCGACGTCTGCGTGTCTATTGCTCGTCGCCGGTCGGTCATTGTGCGTGGCggtgagctgctgctgcagccccGCAGAGAAAACCATTGGCGGGTTTAA